The sequence GAAGGATTGAGTCTAGAGGTATAAAACGTTGTAACTAATTGTGGAtcaggaggggagaggaaggagtcCCGGAGCAAAGGGCTGTGAGCTGTAAGCAGTGGGCTGGGACCAGCTACCTGAAAGCCAGGGGCCACTGCCTATGCCTGATGCCCAGCTTCCTCCTGCAGGTGTCCTATGAGGATGTGGACCACCTGCGGCCCCATGGGGTGCTGGATAATACCCGGGTGCCCCACTTCATGCAGGACTTGGCACGCTACCGGCAGCAGCTGGAGCACATCATGGCCACCAACCGGCTGGATGAGGCGGAGCTGGGTCGCCTGCTACCCGACTGATGTCCGTTGAGGGCTGCAGAGAGAGGCCCTGGACAGAAGCTCCAGATAGGCCCCCAGAACATGAAGCAGTTTGCTCTGTGCTTCCATGGCCTAGGTGTTTCTTGGGGGTGTTGGGAGGGCAGGAGCATTCCTTGAGGAGGAGTGGCAACATCAAAGTGTTTGTGTCCCTTGCCAGCCTCCCTGGGGCCTGGGGACCTGCAGCAGCATGTCTGGCAAACTGAGTCACCCTCCTGCCTCCAGCTCCCTGTTGAGCAGAGGGAAGGCACGGGGGCAGGAAGAGAGCTGAGCATTGATGGGGATGGGGGTGATTTGGGAATAGAAACTTGTCCTTGCATGAGATGGCTTTGGTTGTCCAAGTACTCGAGTCTCTCCCTTCCCTCACCTGGCCCCTTGGTGCTCCTTCAGCATTCGTGCAGtctacctctcactgggtcctgGTGGGGGTCGGGATCCCTTCTCCTGGGGTGATTGATGGCCTGAGCCTGGGGTTCTGGTAGTAGAGACCCAGCTGGTCTGGGGTCTGCTTTCCAACATTTTGCCTCTCTCACTGGTCATGTATTTATTCCATATTTATATGGTCTACTTCCTGTGGCTGCCAGCAGCAGCTCCTGAAGGTTctgtgggagggggtgggggtggacagGACACTCCTTCCTGGAAGGCACCAATTTTCCCAGCCCCACtcccattacacacacacacacacacacacacagtgattcAGGCCTTGAGAGTCAAGCCCAAGAGCTCCCTTGGCCCTGTTCCCCACTCCCTCCACTGGCCTCTGCTGTTCTGTCTTTGCTCACACCCTCACAGCTGGTCTCTGGCAGAAGTTGGCATAGCCTAGGAGCAGCTGCAATTGCACCTGAGGGACAGGCCCTAGAGTATGGTGGCCCAAGTCCTGAACCCCTCTTGGACCAGGTGAGGTGCAGAGGTGGTTGCTGCTTCCAGTTTCCCTTCAGACTTAGCTGTGTGACCCCCACTCCTATCCTTTGGccttagttttcccatctgtaaaactcAGAAACGCAGTTGGAAAGTCCTTATTCATTTAGTAAGcgaatatattataatatggaTAGAGCACCTTTTGTGTAAGTTACTGGTCAGAATCCTCACTGAGCTCCCAGTCCAGAGGGAAGCCAGACAATTAAAACAGTAATGACAATGATGTGTGTGGCCTCTGTCTTCTCAAGGTCCCTTTCTGCTCCCCTCTTCTaatctcacttcccaaggctgtgagCTCTAAGCCCTCCCTATGTGGAGAGAAGTCACCCTCCCCTTGCTCCATGTTCAACTCAGGGACTTGCATGGGGTTGAGCTGGTACCTACACAAGCTGCCAAGTGGCTCATGAGGGGAAATGGGTTGTGTATGCGGGCACAAGGGACAGGTCCTTGTCCCACTAGGGGGCTGGGTCTGGGATCTCCAGGGTGCAGCCTGGACTCCTAAGGGCAGATTAGGGCTGACGACTGGATGATGCTTGTGGTGGGCTTGGGGCTGCCCAGGTCCCTGGGACTCAGAGGTACCCACCCTCAGTTCCTGGGCAAACAGAATCGTGGAGAGAGCCCAGGTCCCGTCCGACCCTCTGGAGTTTATTCACTTCCAGCGGTACTGGGCTGGACCGAGCCTTGGTGGCATCCGATTCAGCTCCAGCAGCATCCCAGGTCCTATCCAGCATTGCAGGGCACCGCCGATCAGAGCTCTGGCCTTCAGGAATCTAGAGATTCAGGAACAGTGGTCAAAGAGGTGGGGTCCGGCATTCGCTTCCCAGGCCATGCCCTCCCACCAAGCCGGCTCAGGGTTTGGGCGGCCTCACACCTTCGGACTCGTCCCCTTCCTCGAAGTCGGGCTCGGGCTCTGGGTCCGGTTCTGGCTCTAGTTCCGGCTCTGGTTCTGCTTCAGGCTCGGGTTCCAGCTCTGGCTCTGGCTCCGGTTCAGCCTCTTCAGAAGCCTCAGCTTCCAGCTCTGGCTCTCGCTCCTCTGGGGTCCCGGATTGCACCGCCTCGGAGCCCTCAGGGCCCCCGGCCTCATCGGGGTCTGAAGCTCTGGGCAACCCGGGGCATGTGGTCCCCGAGCCGGGTGCCTCCGGCGCCCAGTGGCCTGGGCATGGAGGGTCATAGCTGCGGTCCCGGTAGCCTGGGGCGGAAGTGGGAGTGACTGAGGCTCAATTTACCCCTGTGCGGTTTCACACTCGCCTACTTCTAGCGGAGACGACAACCCCGCCCTCCCCGGGCATTTTGTCTGTCCCAGCCCCGTCCCTACTCTGCTCTAGGCCCCGCCCCGCGCGCTCACCCGGACCCACGTGCTGCCAGTCCCAGGCGGGGTCCGGCGCGCCCGCGGTACGCTGGGCACAGCGCAGCAGCTCCTGGCAGGCGGCCTCGCCCTTGCCCTGCACCAGCAGCAGTAGGCGGCGCACCCTGCGCTCGGCATCAGGCAGTGCATCCAATGCCTCGTACTCTGGCCCGGTGAGCACGCCCCGCGCCAGCAGCGCGTCCAACAGCAGCCCCGAGTCCGCCTGCAGCGTCTCGACCAGGCGTTTCCGCTCGCGGTCGATAGTCTCCGACGGCCGCTCCTGCGCGTTGCCCATTGTCGGGGCTGcatggggaaaggggagagaagtAATGGGGGGTTGCCCTCCCCGCTGCCCTCGCCGCTCTGACCTCTCTCTCAATGCCCCCAGTGAACACCCGGGCTGGGGTCTAAGTTCACCTCGATCCCAGCCGCCAGTCGGCTCCGCAATCACAGGACCTGGAGGCCAACACTGGGAACTCGGTGTCCTCCTGCCTCTCCAGACGCTCTGTCCTGTCTCCTCCTCAGGCTCCTCCTTCTGTCCCCAAGCGTCAGCCGtggctctcctctcctcccctgcctTTCCCAGGACTGGCATCTACTCTCTGAATGCCCTCTCCAACCAGGACCTCATGAGCTCCAGCCCCGGCGAGTTCAGACCCCGTTTATCCAAACTAAGATCTTTCTCTCAAATCTGCTTCCCCACCTAACCAGGCAGAAAAACCTAGGATTGATGCTGATACTCCACACCCAGCTTGCAGACAAGTCCTTTCCAGTCCGACTGCTGAATATTTCTCTCACCATCCTCACCACTTACTAAGTCCAGCCTTCTGCCTCCTGCTTTGGCCCAGCAGAACCCAGGATCAGAGCTCCCCGCTTCCATACTCTACCCTCCAGTCCCCTCTGCACCCAGAGCACAAAGTGCTGAGAGCCTCGCTGCCCCTCTCCCCTTACCTTGACCCTGAGATCCAACTTTCCAGGACAAGCCCCGCCTCTACACCctcccaccaacaccaccaccataGTGCAACCCCAATGTAGTTTCATGGCCCTTCCTGGTCCCCTGATTCCCGAGCAGAGATACCAGAATCTTCTTCAGGCCTAGCTCTGACCAAGATCTCTTGACATCGCCTGAGACCCACCTGTCTCCCTactgaagccctaactcccaatgtgactgTCTTCCTGCTGACCCACCTGGCTCCCTGCTGACCTGGGAATGACCTACAGACATTTGTTGTTTGATCTTGAAGTACCCAGGGCCTAGCTCATACAGGCTACCGACAAATGCTTGCCGAACTTGGACTGATTTTCCTCCATGGGTCGCCCTATTttgagagactttttttttttttttttttgagatggagtatcgctgttgcccaggctggagtgcagtggcgcaatcttggctcactgcaacctccgcctcccaggctcaagtgattcttgtgcctcagcctccagagtagctgggattacaggcgcacaccaccatgcccagctaatttttgaatttttagtaaagacagggtttcaccatattggccaggctggtcttgaactcctgacttcaaaagatccgcctgccttggcctctcaaagtgctgggattacaggcgtgagccactgtacccagccttttttttttttttttttttttttaagaggtggggtcttgctatatatatatttttgtatttatttatttatttatttattttagtagagacggggtttcactatgttggccaggctggtcttgaactcttgacctcatgatctgcctgcctcggcctctcaaagtgctggggttacaggcgtgagccaccacacctggcctggtcttgctatattgatcaggctggtctcgaactgctggcctcaagcgatcctcccatctcagcctcccaaagtgctgggattacaggtgtgaaccaccatgcctggttcttGAGAGACTATCTCTACCAACAGCAGCTATTAGGGAGAGTCAATCtgctttatccatttttttttttttttttggacagagtctcactctgttgcccaggctggagtgcagtggcacattctcccctcactgcaacctccgcctcctgagttcaagcgattcttctgcctcagcctcccgagtagctgagattacaggcgcccgccaccaagctcagctaattttttgtgtttttagtagagacggggtttcactatgttggctaggctggtcccaaactcctgacctcgtgatccgcccaccttggcctcccaaagtgttgggattacaggcatgagccaccgcacccagctgcttTGTCCATTTATTGTCAACCAAGGATTATGGCCATTCCTGTGAGTGGCCTGACCCAGCCAGCAAGATCCCCGGCATTAGGAGGCAAAGACATCAGGCCTTGGACCATGCCCTCAGCCCACTCCCACCCCGATAATAACTTCTCCTCTTCCCCGCCTTGGCTTTGTTCACATggcatcctcccacctcttctTCCCTTTGctgtccctcctctgcctccttctctggCTCTAGGAGGCTCGGCCTTCTCTGGGAGAGAGGATTTAGTCCTAGACGCCATCCTGCCTCCCAGGTCTCTCTCAGTACCCTGTGGTGTCACACTATACCTCCCCCATCACTTCACACCCTGGCTTCCTCCCATTGAAGCCCTTCCCCCACGGGGCCAGCTAAGACCAGGACTACCCCCCTGCCCCTCCATCTCCCTTTATGTCCCATCTGTGATGAGTCTTGCTTCTCCACTTCTCAGTGAGTCTCCATCAGCTCCTGCTTTGCCACCCCACCATCGTCACCTCATGTCCTGTAACAGTCCCTCTAAGCCCCTCTTACTCCCATTCCACCAGGCCTGATAGCACAGTGACTTTTACAACCCTCTGGGCTAGGActgctgttcccattttacagatgaggagacagcCTCAGAGATTCAGTGGTAAAACTGGAATCTTACTTGCTCCAGCCTGAACTATGAGGAACTGAACTATATTTTCCTGTCTAGCAGAATTCCATCCTAAATACCTATCTACCTCCCCCCACACCCAACTGCCCATCAGAGAGAACCCAAAATATCTGGTCTGGCTACTCTAGCCTCCTCCCACCACCCTGGACAGCCAGGCCCTTCCCAGCTTCCCTTCACCTGCCAGGGCTCAGAGAACTCACTATGCCTCTGGCACCTCGGAGCCTTTGCTGATGCTGATCGCTAAGACTGGAatccttttctcctccctccgTTCCGTGGACCTATCCATCCTCTAGGACTCAAATGTTCCCTTGTCTACACCAGTGCCTAAGTGTCCCAAGGGCTGGTGGTTCCTTCTTCTGTGTACCCCGTGAACAACACAAGCCCTCACTACTGCATTAACTGACATCATTGCACTGTGTACAGGCAGACTGTCTGCTTTCTTCAACTGAGCTTTCCAGAGTGTCCCTCCAATCGGTGggcaaaggaagggagagggggacAGCACCTACTCGGGACAGACACAGGGAGGGTGCAGATTGGATTGGCCCCTCCTTCTCTCCAACCTAAGTTGTTTTCATGTTAGCCTCCTCCTCCTATGACCCCAAGTCCTGCCCTTTATCCTGTCTTGGGGTAGAGACTCCAGCTGGTCCGGGCCCTCCCTTTGAGGCTCTCACAGCTCTCAATACCGAAGTTATTTAGCGGCCAGTCCTTCGAGGGTGACAGGTCCGATGCTTCCCAGAGAGCCAAGTGGCGAGGCATGGAGCTGGGTCCTAGCCCCCAACCCTACCTGGCTGCGCGGGTTCTTTGGCCAGGAAGCCAGGGTCTTGGGACAGTGAAGAGCCTTTGCGCATGTGCGACTGCACGGATTCCCCCTTACCTGCCTCCACCCAGTCCCAGAGCTTGAGAGTCCTGCGGCAGGGCGGGGCCCACAGACCTACCCCCTCCCCTCCGCCCGACCCCCGAGCGCCGCAGCCGGTGGCGGGGCGCTGATTCTGCCCAATCTCGGTTTCCCTTCCCTCCCACAGCCGGGAGTGGGGCTCCCGGTCTGGCCCGTTTTGGGCGGCCCCACTCACGGGTCGAGCCTCGGCGGGCAGGAGATGACGGTGCAGAAAGGGccgggcagggtgggggtgggtgcaGCAGctgcggcgggggcggggcggccaGGGCTGCTGGGAATAGGGAGGGTGAGGGTTCTTCCCCGGGCACTAGGAGCCACACCGCGGAGGCCGCGCGCTGGCTGGGGACGTGCACGTAGTCAGCTTTCCCTCCCCACCCGGGGCGCACCAGGAGATGAGGCCAGGAGGGGGCAGTTCGGCCCGCGGCCCCACACGTCCAGTGCCCACTCAGGGCCTGCCAATTTCCAGGTGCTTTCCATCTATCTTGTCATCGACCCCTCTTCTCTGCCTGTCACAGAGGAAGTCCAGAGAAGGATACCAACTCACCAGGATCACAGAACGCATGCATTGCAGAGCTGACTGTGACCCAGAAGCCCCCGCTTCCCAGAGATTGCAGAGGCCCCGTGCCAGCCCTGGATCCGGACCTAAGCAACGGAGCTAGGCACCGGATCCCCAAGCACCTCCACTCTCCTGGGGTTCCTCTATTAAAGATCTAGTATCTGGACGCTTCTACAAATGCGAAATCACCCCCCACCCACAACTCTTGCGCTCCCTGGTCGATAGAGAAAAGAgaccagaaacagaaaaaaaaaaaaaaatggagtttatGTGCAGGGCTCGTCGGGGTAGTTGAGAGAGGCCGTTCAGTAGTGGGGGCTTCGCTCACCCCCGACAGGGGGCGCCAGGAAGCCAAGAAGGATGTGCAGCCGCGGACTGGTTCCAAGCCCCTTCAGAGGCGCGGGGTCTCAGGGGGAGGGACTGGCTTCCGGGCCCAAGTAGGAGGCGGTCCGGCTCTCAGGGGTGCTATAAATGGTTAAAGCCCCAGGCAGGCCCAGGGCTGGGCCTCCCAAGGCTGCCTGGACATCCAGCAGGAGTGGGGCCCCGAGTGTGGGGTCCTTCCCTAGGAGAAGTGGGGCTGCGCTCACCAGGGGAAAGGTTCCCCCTCCTTTCTTCAGGGAAGGAGAGCCCTGCCTGTCTGCCTTCTGCTCAGTTAGGATGAAACATCCATTCTTAACCTCCCCACTCTCGCCCAATGGCGAGGGCATGGGTGGCTCAAGGAACACTCTGCAGTGCAGCCTGAACTCAGGATTTCCCTGCAAATTGCAGATTGCCCCCTCAATCTGCAATCAAGGTAGCTCAGCCCAATCACAGCGTCCTCCCGGGTACGAGTCATCACAACCATTACCTGGGCTTGGAGAATTTAACCCCTTGACCGCCAGCTCAGGCTCACCCCGCTCTGGAACCAAGGGCTGCATCTGCGTGAGAACCGCAGGGAGCAGCTGGGGAGGGGACCTAGCAGCTGAGGGGGACAGCTGGGAAATCACTGTGACAATTCTTCTAGAGACATGGCTCTGGCTTACAGAGAACAGCTATGGACCAGAAGGCTTGACTCAGCCACCCCTGGCCTCTGCCCTCCCCGACCCACTTCTTACCAAGGACAGCTCCATGTCCAAGTCCATCAGGGTCCATTCTCGCCCTTGGAGACTGGGGCCCAGCACCTGAGGAGAGCTCTGGGTCAGTGGTGCCCTCCCCAGGCTCCACAGAGAGCTAGACCCCACCAGGTCTCATGCCCCTGTTTCAGCAGAAGGAGTACTCACATCTAGAGGCCCTGCAGGCTCCACACTTTCTTGAGGGGGCTGAAGCAGCATCGGAGGCAGCAGACTCTCTGGGCTCCTGTCCCCGCTTTCCAGGCCCAGAGGCCCCCTGTGCAGAGAGAACTGCTTTTGGCCTGCAGTGTCCACCCCCCATTAAGTTCCCAAGGAACCCAGATGCATCAAGATTTTAATCCCCCAACATTTAGAAAATGATAGGAGAGGACCCCCATCCTCTCTCTACCCCcaacctccccacccctgccataAACCGCACAGAGAAAGTGCCTCTGCTTTCTACCTGGGACCTGAAGTTTGGGTAGTGGTGCTGGGGCTTTGGGACTCCTCCCCTCCCTATGCAAATGTCAATAATATcaatgcttcttttttctttctttctttctttctttctttctttctttctttctttctctctctctctttctttccttttttcttttttttttttgagacagtttcactgtcACCCACTACGTCActatggcactatcttggctaactgcagcctccacctcccaagttcaagcaactctcctgcctcagcctcctgagtagctgggactacaggcaaatgccaccacgcccagctaatttttgtatttttagcagaggcaggaggtttcaccatgttggccaggctggtgttgaactcctgacctcaagtgatctgcccgcctcagcctcccaaagtgctgggattacatgcatgagccacctcatAGCCACCGATGCTTCTTAAACTattgtgggctgggcgcggtggctcacacttgtaatcccagcacttcgggaggccgaggcgggcggatcacaaggtcaggagatcgagaccacggtgaaaccccgtctctactaaaaatacaaaaaattagccgggcgtggtggcaggcacctgtagtcccagctactcggagaggctgaggcaggagaatggcgtgaacccgggaggcggagcttgcagtgagccgagatcgcgccactgcattccagcctgggcgacagagcgagactccgtctcaaaacaaaacaaaacaaaacaaaactattgtGTACTTTGCAGTCACCCCAGGGAACTCATTTGATATGTAGGTTCCTAAGCCCTTCCACAGATGCTGAGTGCCCTGACTGGGAGGCTCTGCTTTCCACAGAACTCTGATGCTGGGGCCAAGAAATCAGGTGAGTATCATGGAGTCAAATGGCTAGGAAGCTTTGTGGGCTGGTAAGGGTTGTTCTATCACAGGGCTTATGGGCCAGCTGGGGCTCTGCTTACCTGTCAGGTATCTCCCTGGGATCCCCTGGTTCAGGCTGTTGGGCATTCCTGGGCCCCTCGGGGCTGAAGCTCCCTTTCCCTTCCAGGATGGCCTGCACCACAGCCACAGGCAGTGGTGGGGGGGCTGTCACGCAGAAGTCACACTCGTTTGGGGCCAGGGCCAGCCCGGCCTCGCCATCCCCCCCTGGACTGGCCGGCTCTTCTTTGAGCAGTGCCAGGCCCTTCTCCCTGCACCGGAGAAAAGCTTCAACCAGACCCTGGCACTGACTTCTCCCTCTACCCCCACAGCCATCTGGGCTGCCAGGCCCTCCCCCACAGGCCCCCCCAGGGGCAGCCCTGTCCCCCTTACCTCCTGCCATCACTGGAGGGAGAAAGCCTGGTCCCCTCAGGGGATGGAGAGTCTTCTGGGATGTCAGAGATGATGGGGCCTCTGGCCCTGTGAGGGCTGAGGCCCAAAGTCGTCTCTGGGAGGGGCTGTAAGTAGAAGGCTAGGCCCAGCCCTTGGCTTGTAGGCACAGGGAGAGCCAGAACCCCACCAACACCCACTGGGCCAGGTCTAAGGGAGAAGGTTTGAGGGAGGAGGCTCAGTCCATGCTGGAGGGCCTGGGTCTGGTTGGGGGGAAGGCTGGCTtccatcttctcttccttttagGGGATGGGGAGAAGGCACAGGATCTCCATAAGCCCAGCCATGTCCTTGGGAAGGGGGAAGAAGACAAACCTACCGACTGGATGAAGTAGGGGTCCTGCAGAAGGGCACCAGGTAGAGGGCAGGTGTTGAACTTGGCAGGTGTTGGGCATGAGCTCCCCTCATCCAGCATCAGGGACCTGTGTGGTCGATCCGGGCACAGACAGGGGTGGGGCAAGGTCAGCCCCCATGCCCCTCGGCCtgcacttccctccctccctcaggcCCCAGCAGCCAAGTCAGCAGAGCTGAGGCCTGTTGCCAGGGTGTCAGTCACATGCTAGAGGTGGAAGGGGCTCCCCCAGAGATGGGGGCCCTTTGTGggtagagaggggagggagggaacctGGTTTGAGCCCCAGGGCCTCAGCTGTTGGGAAGCCTtgtgggagggggaaggggctGCTGGGGTAGGAATTTGGGAATAAGGTCCTGAATGGGAGGATCTGGGAGTGGGGATACCAGGTGGCAGAGTTGGGGGGAAGTGGATCCTAGATGGGGTGGGGAAGCCTGTAGTGCAGGGGGAGGAATGAGGATTCCTGGTGAAGGAGTTTCCAGAGGAGAAGGGGTCCTTGCAAGGGGACTTCTGGAGGGTCTTGGAGGTGGGTGTGGGCCTTCTTGGCTTTCTCACTCACAGCTTTCTCTTGCCTCCTGCATTGCTCGGCCCCGCCTGAAGTGGCCCAAAGAGACACTGGATCAGCTGAAGAGAAAGCAAAGGTTTAATTCATACTTTGGACACACCCCCTCTACCCCGGCACTTCCAGGTGAGGGAGGGAGGCTTAA comes from Symphalangus syndactylus isolate Jambi chromosome 11, NHGRI_mSymSyn1-v2.1_pri, whole genome shotgun sequence and encodes:
- the NOL3 gene encoding nucleolar protein 3 isoform X1, with translation MESTWKLAGPEWALDVWGRGPNCPLLASSPALAAPPPPQLLHPPPPCPALSAPSSPARRGSTPPTMGNAQERPSETIDRERKRLVETLQADSGLLLDALLARGVLTGPEYEALDALPDAERRVRRLLLLVQGKGEAACQELLRCAQRTAGAPDPAWDWQHVGPGYRDRSYDPPCPGHWAPEAPGSGTTCPGLPRASDPDEAGGPEGSEAVQSGTPEEREPELEAEASEEAEPEPEPELEPEPEAEPEPELEPEPDPEPEPDFEEGDESEGIPEGQSSDRRCPAMLDRTWDAAGAESDATKARSSPVPLEVNKLQRVGRDLGSLHDSVCPGTEGGYL
- the NOL3 gene encoding nucleolar protein 3 isoform X3; the protein is MGNAQERPSETIDRERKRLVETLQADSGLLLDALLARGVLTGPEYEALDALPDAERRVRRLLLLVQGKGEAACQELLRCAQRTAGAPDPAWDWQHVGPGYRDRSYDPPCPGHWAPEAPGSGTTCPGLPRASDPDEAGGPEGSEAVQSGTPEEREPELEAEASEEAEPEPEPELEPEPEAEPEPELEPEPDPEPEPDFEEGDESEDS
- the NOL3 gene encoding nucleolar protein 3 isoform X2: MGNAQERPSETIDRERKRLVETLQADSGLLLDALLARGVLTGPEYEALDALPDAERRVRRLLLLVQGKGEAACQELLRCAQRTAGAPDPAWDWQHATGTAAMTLHAQATGRRRHPARGPHAPGCPELQTPMRPGALRAPRRCNPGPQRSESQSWKLRLLKRLNRSQSQSWNPSLKQNQSRN
- the HSF4 gene encoding heat shock factor protein 4 isoform X1; its protein translation is MQEAPAALPTEPGPSPVPAFLGKLWALVGDPGTDHLIRWSPSGTSFLVSDQSRFAKEVLPQYFKHSNMASFVRQLNMYGFRKVVSIEQGGLLRPERDHVEFQHPSFVRGREQLLERVRRKVPALRGDDGRWRPEDLGRLLGEVQALRGVQESTEARLRELRQQNEILWREVVTLRQSHGQQHRVIGKLIQCLFGPLQAGPSNAGGKRKLSLMLDEGSSCPTPAKFNTCPLPGALLQDPYFIQSPLPETTLGLSPHRARGPIISDIPEDSPSPEGTRLSPSSDGRREKGLALLKEEPASPGGDGEAGLALAPNECDFCVTAPPPLPVAVVQAILEGKGSFSPEGPRNAQQPEPGDPREIPDRGPLGLESGDRSPESLLPPMLLQPPQESVEPAGPLDVLGPSLQGREWTLMDLDMELSLMQPLVPERGEPELAVKGLNSPSPGKDPTLGAPLLLDVQAALGGPALGLPGALTIYSTPESRTASYLGPEASPSP
- the HSF4 gene encoding heat shock factor protein 4 isoform X2; translated protein: MQEAPAALPTEPGPSPVPAFLGKLWALVGDPGTDHLIRWSPSGTSFLVSDQSRFAKEVLPQYFKHSNMASFVRQLNMYGFRKVVSIEQGGLLRPERDHVEFQHPSFVRGREQLLERVRRKVPALRGDDGRWRPEDLGRLLGEVQALRGVQESTEARLRELRQQNEILWREVVTLRQSHGQQHRVIGKLIQCLFGPLQAGPSNAGGKRKLSLMLDEGSSCPTPAKFNTCPLPGALLQDPYFIQSPSTYSPSQRRLWASALTGPEAPSSLTSQKTLHPLRGPGFLPPVMAGAPPPLPVAVVQAILEGKGSFSPEGPRNAQQPEPGDPREIPDRGPLGLESGDRSPESLLPPMLLQPPQESVEPAGPLDVLGPSLQGREWTLMDLDMELSLMQPLVPERGEPELAVKGLNSPSPGKDPTLGAPLLLDVQAALGGPALGLPGALTIYSTPESRTASYLGPEASPSP
- the HSF4 gene encoding heat shock factor protein 4 isoform X3, with translation MQEAPAALPTEPGPSPVPAFLGKLWALVGDPGTDHLIRWSPSGTSFLVSDQSRFAKEVLPQYFKHSNMASFVRQLNMYGFRKVVSIEQGGLLRPERDHVEFQHPSFVRGREQLLERVRRKVPALRGDDGRWRPEDLGRLLGEVQALRGVQESTEARLRELRQQNEILWREVVTLRQSHGQQHRVIGKLIQCLFGPLQAGPSNAGGKRKLSLMLDEGSSCPTPAKFNTCPLPGALLQDPYFIQSPLPETTLGLSPHRARGPIISDIPEDSPSPEGTRLSPSSDGRREKGLALLKEEPASPGGDGEAGLALAPNECDFCVTAPPPLPVAVVQAILEGKGSFSPEGPRNAQQPEPGDPREIPDRGPLGLESGDRSPESLLPPMLLQPPQESVEPAGPLDVLGPSLQGREWTLMDLDMELSLGRTPHSGPHSCWMSRQPWEAQPWACLGL